GCGTGGTCAGCGCGGCCAACTCGATGGTGGCCGCCGCCGCCCCGCGCGAGCGCCTTGGCTACGCCATGGGTATGATGCAGACGGCGGCCTGGGCCGGCGCCTCCGTCGGACCGATGCTCGGTGGCGCCCTCGAGTTCTTCTTCGGTTACCGCCTGTCGTTCGTGGTCACGGCCGCGTTGCTCCTGGCGGGCGGCCTGCTCGTGCTGTTCGGCGTGCGGGAACGCTTCACCCCGCCCGCCGACCCCGGCAGGGGGCTGCGTGGCATGCTGGCCACCTGGCGCGAGGTGTTCCGGGCGCCGGGCGTGCCCCTCGCCTACTTCCTGCGCTTCAGCGCCTGGCTCGGCCGCACGATGCTCGTGCCGTTCCTCCCGCTGTTCATCGCCACCATCACCGTGAAGCCGGACCTGGCCGGGATGTACACGGGGCTGGCGATCGGGCTCGCAGCGGGCTCGTCCACCCTCAGCGGCGTGGTGCTCGGGCGCCTCTCCGACCGCGTCGGTTACCGCGTCATCCTGGTGGCCTCGACCTTCGCCTGCGCCGCCTTCTACGTCCCCATGGCCTTCGTCACCAACGTGCTCCAGCTCATCTTCGTGAACGTGCTGATCGGCCTGGCGACGGGCGGGGTGCTGCCCGCCATCTCGGCGATGCTGGCGCACCTCACCCCGCGCGCCGCGGCGGGCTCCGTCTACGGCATCGACAACTCCGTCGCGGCCGCGTCCCGCGCCCTCGCGCCCATGGTGGCGGGCGCCGTGGTGACGCTTACGAGCCTGCCCGGCCAGACCGACTACCGCACGATCTTCCTCGTCACCGCGGCGCTCTTCGTCCTGACTGGCGCGGTGGCGGCGTGGCGGCTGCCGCGCCGGGAAGGCGCCGGGCCGGGCCAGGGCGCGCCTTGACGCCGCCGGTGACGGGCCAGGGCGCGCCTTGACGCCGCCGGTGACGGGCGGTAGTTTCGGGGCGTCACCAGGGGTGTCCGGCGCCTGTCGCGCCGGGCTGAGATCAAACCCTAGGACCTGACCCCGATCATGCGGGCGGAGGGAGCGTGACGCGGCGCCGAAAGCGCGGTGCGTCCGGTGGTGATGAGAGGACGTGCACCATGCGCGTGTTCATCAGGTCGGCCCTACTCGTCTCGTTGCTGGCACTGACGGTGCCGGGCGCCGCCCAGCGCCTGACGGTGCTCACGCACGACTCCTTCGCCCTGCCGAAGGAGCTGGTCGACGACTTCACGGCGCGCACGGGCATCGCCGTCACGTTCCTGCAGGGCGGCGACGCGGGCGAGGTGGTCAACCGCGCCGTCCTCACGCGAGCGAGGCCACTCGCCGACGTGCTGTTCGGCGTCGACGAGAGCCTCCTGCAGCGCGTGCGCACGGAGGGCATCTTCGAGCCGTACCTGAGCCCGGCGCTGGCGCGGGTGGACCCCGCGTTCAGGTTCGACCCGAGCGGGCTCGTGACGCCGATCGACGTCGGTTACGTGGTGCCGAACGTGGACGTCGGCTGGTTCGCGGCCAACGACCTGCCATTGCCGAGCGACCTCGCCGACCTGGCGGCGGCGCCCTACCGCGGGCTCACCGTGGTCCTCAACCCCGCCAGCTCGAGCCCCGGCCTCGCCTTCCTGGCGGCCACCGTGGCGCGCTTCGGCGACCCACAGGCCGGCATCGTCGGCACCGCTGGTGGAGACGGCGACTGGCTCGACTTCTGGGCCGACCTCGCCAAGAACGACGTGGCGGTGGCGGACGGCTGGACGGACGCCTACTACACGCGGTTCACGCGCTACGGCGGCGACAGGCCGATCGTGGTTAGCTACGCCACCAGCCCCGCCGCAGAGGTCATCTTCGCCGACGCCCCCTTGAGCGCCGCCCCCACCGCCAACCTGACATGCGCGGGGTGCGCCTACCGCCAGGTCGAGGCGGCCGGCATCCTGGCGGGAACGAAGCAGCGCGCCGCCGCCGAGGCGTTCATCGACTTCCTCTTGAGCCCAGCGGTGCAGTCGGCCATACCGCTGGCCATGTTCGTCGCTCCCGTCGTGGCGGACGCGCCGGAGCCGCCCGAGTTCCTCGCCTACGGGCGGGTGGCTCCGGGCGCGGTCGCGGCGCCCCTGGCCCCCGGCGTGCTGGAGGCGAACCAGGCGCGCTGGCTGAAGCAGTGGACCGCCGTGGTCCTACAGGGTCGGCTCCCGTCGAGCGTGAGGTGAGGCGGCCGGCGGGCCGTCGCCCGCGGCCACCAACCAC
This Trueperaceae bacterium DNA region includes the following protein-coding sequences:
- a CDS encoding MFS transporter, with the translated sequence VVSAANSMVAAAAPRERLGYAMGMMQTAAWAGASVGPMLGGALEFFFGYRLSFVVTAALLLAGGLLVLFGVRERFTPPADPGRGLRGMLATWREVFRAPGVPLAYFLRFSAWLGRTMLVPFLPLFIATITVKPDLAGMYTGLAIGLAAGSSTLSGVVLGRLSDRVGYRVILVASTFACAAFYVPMAFVTNVLQLIFVNVLIGLATGGVLPAISAMLAHLTPRAAAGSVYGIDNSVAAASRALAPMVAGAVVTLTSLPGQTDYRTIFLVTAALFVLTGAVAAWRLPRREGAGPGQGAP
- a CDS encoding thiamine ABC transporter substrate-binding protein encodes the protein MRVFIRSALLVSLLALTVPGAAQRLTVLTHDSFALPKELVDDFTARTGIAVTFLQGGDAGEVVNRAVLTRARPLADVLFGVDESLLQRVRTEGIFEPYLSPALARVDPAFRFDPSGLVTPIDVGYVVPNVDVGWFAANDLPLPSDLADLAAAPYRGLTVVLNPASSSPGLAFLAATVARFGDPQAGIVGTAGGDGDWLDFWADLAKNDVAVADGWTDAYYTRFTRYGGDRPIVVSYATSPAAEVIFADAPLSAAPTANLTCAGCAYRQVEAAGILAGTKQRAAAEAFIDFLLSPAVQSAIPLAMFVAPVVADAPEPPEFLAYGRVAPGAVAAPLAPGVLEANQARWLKQWTAVVLQGRLPSSVR